The following coding sequences are from one Triticum aestivum cultivar Chinese Spring chromosome 5A, IWGSC CS RefSeq v2.1, whole genome shotgun sequence window:
- the LOC123101518 gene encoding uncharacterized protein: MHWQDIYDGVLHCNATVLCARDRCDHLDCHGGGPFLVALVGSAEEGGIALATAYSSETRQWSDKISVRSPGLQIDDGGHTAVVGTKVYVPSYECDSVVEYNIREQRLSVINVPESLDEAHLDLIGAEDGMLLFASVLKSRLYLWSMEAGPRGAAGWARRRVVELEPLLPPRALLDMSDSDVWAVGFAEGVSVIFLRTPAGLYAVELNSGRVNNVGKFSIEKVMPYTSFCTRGTS; the protein is encoded by the coding sequence ATGCACTGGCAGGACATCTACGATGGCGTACTGCACTGCAATGCCACGGTGCTCTGCGCCAGAGACCGGTGCGACCACCTCGACTGCCATGGCGGCGGCCCTTTTCTCGTGGCCTTGGTGGGCTCTGCGGAGGAAGGAGGCATTGCCCTCGCCACTGCCTACTCGTCGGAGACTCGTCAGTGGAGCGACAAGATCTCTGTTCGGAGCCCGGGTCTTCAGATCGATGACGGAGGGCACACTGCTGTGGTGGGAACTAAGGTCTATGTCCCCAGCTATGAGTGTGACAGCGTCGTGGAGTACAACATTCGTGAGCAACGGCTATCCGTGATCAATGTGCCAGAGAGCCTGGACGAGGCACACCTTGACCTCATAGGCGCGGAGGACGGCATGCTGCTGTTTGCGTCCGTGCTCAAGTCTAGACTCTATCTATGGTCAATGGAGGCTGGTCCTAGAGGAGCCGCGGGATGGGCGCGACGCAGGGTCGTCGAGCTCGAGCCATTGCTCCCTCCCCGTGCCCTCTTGGACATGTCGGACTCGGACGTGTGGGCGGTTGGTTTCGCGGAAGGGGTTAGCGTCATCTTCCTCAGAACACCGGCTGGGTTGTACGCAGTTGAGCTTAATTCAGGCCGAGTCAACAATGTGGGTAAATTTAGCATTGAAAAGGTCATGCCCTACACGAGCTTCTGCACTCGAGGTACAAGCTAG